The DNA window CGCATCATGCCGATCCCGGCAATCTCGGTCTCGAGCACGTCGCCTGGCTTCAGCCATTCCGGCGGCGTGCGGGCGAAGCCGACGCCTTGCGGCGTCCCTGTCGAAATGATGTCGCCGGCCTCCAGAGTCATCCCCAGCGAGAGTTCGGCGATCAGACGCGGGATTTTGAAATACATGTACCGCGTATTCGAATCCTGCTTGGTCTCGCCGTTTACGCGCGTCGTCACCCGCATGTTGGCTGGATCGATCTCGTCGGCGGTGACGAGGCACGGGCCCATCGGGCAACTGCCGTCGAGGCTTTTTCCCTTCAGCCATTGGCCACCGTGCCGCTTCTGCAAATCACGCGCCGAAACGTCGTTGACCACCGTGTAGCCAAACACATGCTTGAACGCATCGGCTTCGGAAATATTCTTGCCGGACTTGCCGATGACCACGCCGAGCTCGACTTCCCAGTCGATTTTTTTCGAGACCCCGGGATCGAACGGGACAGGATCGAATGGTCCGGTCACGGCTGTCACCGCCTTGCTGAAAAAAACCGGATGTTGCGGCAGCTCCTGCGCGGTTTGGCGAAAGCGCTCGCCCTCTTCGAAATGTTCGAGATAATTCCAGCCGACACAAAAAACATTTTTGCGCGGCCGTGGAATCGGCGCGAAGATCTGAATCTGGTCGAGTGCGAAATCGGCGTCGTCATTGCGCGCTGCGATCTCGCGCACCGCAGCCAACCCCGCTTCCGCGGATACGATCAGGGAAATCATGTCGGCTGCATCGAACGGCATGCGCACGCTGGCGCGTTCGGCGCCTGACGCCAGGTCAAGGACGCCGTCCTCGCGCAACAATCCCAATCTTGCCGCGCGGTTGCCTGCACGGCTGAAGGTGACGAATTTCACGAGTCGGTTTTCTCTTTAAGTGGATCGATGCAGCGGCTGGCGCAGGCGCGTCGCGAGGCGTTATTTCAGCAGTCGCTTGAAATGTTCGGTTGCCGAAACGAGATCGACGCTGATGCCGGGCTCCCATGCCGAATGCCCGGCATCGGGGACGATGATGTATTCGGCCTCCGGCCAGGCACGGGTCAGATCGAACGCCGAGACGATCGGACAAACCGCATCATAACGGCCTTGAACGATGGTCGCGGGAATGCCGCGCAGCTTGTCGACGTTTTGCAGCAAGGCATTGTCCGGCAGAAAAATGTCGTGACTGAAGTAGTGCGCCTCGATGCGAGATAACCCCAGCGCAACATTGTCGGAAGCGAAATAAGCGACCGTGTCGGCGCTTGGCAGCAAGGTCGAGCACGACCCTTCATAGACGCTCCAGCAACGCGCGGCCGGCATGTGAATCGCGGGATCGGGATCGATCAGGCGCCGATAATAGTTGCCGAGCAGATCGTTGCGCTCGGGTTCCGGCAGAAAACCTGAAAACGTATCCCACGCCTCCGGAAACAGATTCTTCAGCCCGTACAAAAACCAGTCGATCTCGCTTTTGCGGCACAGGAAAATGCCGCGCAACACGAAACCGGCGCAGCGTTGCGGATGAGTTTCGCCGTACGCCAGCGCCAGGGTACTGCCCCACGAGCCGCCAAACACCAGCCAGCGTTCTATATTCAGGTGGCGGCGCAGCTTCTCTATA is part of the Burkholderiales bacterium genome and encodes:
- a CDS encoding fumarylacetoacetate hydrolase family protein, whose translation is MPFDAADMISLIVSAEAGLAAVREIAARNDDADFALDQIQIFAPIPRPRKNVFCVGWNYLEHFEEGERFRQTAQELPQHPVFFSKAVTAVTGPFDPVPFDPGVSKKIDWEVELGVVIGKSGKNISEADAFKHVFGYTVVNDVSARDLQKRHGGQWLKGKSLDGSCPMGPCLVTADEIDPANMRVTTRVNGETKQDSNTRYMYFKIPRLIAELSLGMTLEAGDIISTGTPQGVGFARTPPEWLKPGDVLETEIAGIGMMRNRIGG
- the pip gene encoding prolyl aminopeptidase, which gives rise to MTVTNTPAPLASSAISCASSSAFSSKSRDQLFPAIQPNASGMLQLDDLHSMYWEESGNPQGMAAVFLHGGPGAGSSAAHRRFFDPAFYRIVIFDQRGAGRSQPHGELRNNTTSHLIADIEKLRRHLNIERWLVFGGSWGSTLALAYGETHPQRCAGFVLRGIFLCRKSEIDWFLYGLKNLFPEAWDTFSGFLPEPERNDLLGNYYRRLIDPDPAIHMPAARCWSVYEGSCSTLLPSADTVAYFASDNVALGLSRIEAHYFSHDIFLPDNALLQNVDKLRGIPATIVQGRYDAVCPIVSAFDLTRAWPEAEYIIVPDAGHSAWEPGISVDLVSATEHFKRLLK